In Deferribacter desulfuricans SSM1, the following are encoded in one genomic region:
- a CDS encoding aldehyde dehydrogenase family protein → MKTYKLFWDGKWQETEKIIDVINPYDNKPFAKVYEASIDDVNKAIDTAYNAKEKIASLTAKERGDILDKIADLIADRFDEFAETISLESGKAIKFARGEVARAIETFKFSADEARRLSGEVVPLDAAASGKNRFGYYKRYPVGVVGAITPFNFPLNLVAHKVGPAIAAGCPIVLKPATSTPITAVKLIEVILEAGFPADGINLVVGSGSTVGNAIVTSEKVAKITFTGSPEVGLQIKAKSGIKRVTLELGNNGPVIINKDADIYKALPTCVVGGFANSGQVCISVQRIYIHEDKYDEFKELYVKSVAEMGVGDQLSDNVVVGPMIDLKEAERVEQWVNEAIEQGAKVLVGGKREGSVYYPTVLENCTSDMKVVKDEVFAPVVSLFKFKDLDDAIKQVNDTKYGLQVGVFTENIKTAFYLIDRLEFGGVMVNDVPTFRVDNMPYGGVKLSGLGREGVKYAVDEMTEIRMVMFNLN, encoded by the coding sequence ATGAAAACATATAAGCTTTTTTGGGATGGGAAGTGGCAGGAAACAGAAAAAATTATCGATGTAATTAACCCTTATGATAATAAACCATTTGCTAAGGTTTATGAAGCTTCTATTGACGATGTAAATAAAGCAATCGATACAGCTTATAATGCAAAAGAAAAAATTGCGTCTTTAACTGCAAAAGAAAGAGGTGATATTTTAGATAAGATTGCAGATTTAATAGCCGATAGATTTGATGAGTTTGCTGAAACGATTTCTTTAGAGTCTGGTAAAGCTATTAAATTTGCAAGAGGAGAAGTTGCAAGAGCAATTGAAACTTTTAAATTTAGTGCGGATGAAGCAAGAAGATTAAGTGGAGAAGTTGTGCCACTTGATGCGGCTGCTAGTGGTAAAAATAGATTTGGCTATTATAAGAGGTATCCTGTGGGTGTTGTTGGAGCGATAACACCATTTAATTTCCCATTGAATCTTGTTGCTCATAAAGTTGGTCCAGCTATAGCAGCTGGCTGCCCAATAGTTTTAAAACCGGCTACTTCGACACCGATTACAGCTGTAAAACTTATTGAAGTAATTTTAGAGGCAGGCTTTCCTGCAGATGGGATAAATTTAGTTGTGGGTTCTGGTTCTACTGTGGGGAATGCCATTGTTACTTCTGAAAAGGTAGCAAAAATTACTTTTACTGGTTCACCAGAGGTTGGCTTACAGATTAAAGCAAAATCAGGGATTAAAAGAGTTACATTAGAGCTTGGTAACAATGGACCAGTTATTATTAATAAGGATGCTGATATTTATAAAGCATTACCAACTTGTGTTGTTGGTGGTTTTGCAAATTCTGGTCAAGTTTGCATCAGTGTTCAGAGGATTTACATACATGAAGACAAGTATGATGAATTTAAAGAGCTTTACGTAAAAAGTGTTGCAGAGATGGGAGTTGGTGATCAATTGAGCGATAATGTAGTTGTCGGCCCGATGATAGACTTGAAAGAAGCTGAGAGAGTTGAACAATGGGTAAATGAGGCGATTGAGCAAGGTGCAAAAGTGTTAGTCGGAGGGAAAAGGGAAGGAAGTGTTTATTATCCAACAGTTCTTGAAAACTGCACAAGTGATATGAAGGTTGTTAAAGATGAAGTGTTTGCACCTGTTGTATCACTATTTAAATTCAAAGATTTAGATGATGCTATAAAACAGGTAAATGATACAAAGTATGGTTTACAAGTGGGAGTATTTACTGAGAATATCAAGACCGCTTTTTATTTAATAGATAGACTTGAGTTTGGGGGTGTCATGGTTAATGATGTTCCAACTTTTAGAGTGGATAATATGCCTTATGGTGGTGTGAAGCTTTCTGGACTTGGTAGAGAAGGGGTTAAATACGCTGTTGATGAAATGACAGAAATAAGGATGGTTATGTTTAATTTAAATTAA
- a CDS encoding NUDIX hydrolase — translation MKRNKIDCIVEVLAGYKRVKKKAIDKSAAVLIPFIYNDDNLEIIFTKRQPWLNNHSGEVSFPGGGAEDDDNTLRDTALRETFEETGISISDVEILGKLDDEYSITNIKVTPYVGFVAKNLKEVNFKKDETEVERIFTVPVTYFYNENIFWTENWVRNSEKREVYFYKYDDLIIWGLTGRILFKMLNLIKKCFV, via the coding sequence CTGAAGAGAAACAAGATTGATTGTATAGTTGAAGTTTTAGCTGGATACAAGAGAGTTAAAAAAAAGGCCATTGATAAATCTGCTGCAGTTTTAATCCCTTTTATCTACAATGATGATAATTTAGAAATTATTTTTACAAAGAGACAACCTTGGTTGAATAATCATAGTGGTGAAGTATCTTTCCCGGGTGGTGGAGCTGAAGATGATGATAATACTTTGAGAGATACAGCTCTCAGAGAGACTTTTGAAGAAACAGGTATTTCAATAAGTGATGTTGAAATATTGGGTAAGTTAGATGACGAGTACTCCATAACAAATATAAAAGTTACTCCCTATGTTGGTTTTGTTGCAAAGAATTTGAAAGAAGTGAATTTTAAAAAGGATGAAACTGAGGTTGAAAGAATTTTTACTGTACCTGTAACATATTTTTATAATGAGAATATTTTTTGGACTGAAAACTGGGTGAGAAATAGCGAAAAGAGGGAAGTTTATTTCTATAAATACGATGATTTGATAATTTGGGGGCTAACAGGTCGTATTTTGTTTAAAATGTTAAATTTGATTAAAAAGTGTTTTGTATGA
- a CDS encoding sigma-70 family RNA polymerase sigma factor, which translates to MEDINTDKNKELVEIDESLDEKDFVEIPLITDISEDGLKNYLNRISQFQPLSREEEYELGKRIQQGDKKALEKLVLSNLKFVVSIANRYKNTGLPLADIINQGNLGLLEAAKRFDPERGVKFISYAVWWIRQAIIQALAEQSGTVKLPLKQASILYKINEAIEVLSKELGREPTPDEIAVYLDMDPADIENVLRVSRNYLSLEAPIKDGEDRAFIDLLESGGKSVEEEIFLNTLKANIEEIVDELNEREAQIIKWRFGLEGETPKTLEEIGEILNISRERVRQIEARALNKLKKKALKRKLNDFLN; encoded by the coding sequence ATGGAAGATATAAATACTGATAAAAATAAAGAGTTAGTAGAAATAGATGAATCTTTAGATGAAAAAGATTTTGTTGAAATACCTTTGATTACTGATATTTCTGAGGATGGTTTAAAGAACTATCTTAATCGTATATCTCAATTTCAGCCTTTGAGTAGAGAAGAGGAGTATGAATTAGGTAAAAGGATTCAGCAAGGGGATAAAAAAGCCCTTGAAAAGTTGGTGTTATCGAACTTGAAATTTGTGGTATCAATTGCAAATAGGTATAAAAATACTGGATTGCCTCTTGCTGATATAATTAATCAAGGGAATCTTGGACTACTTGAAGCTGCCAAAAGGTTTGATCCTGAGCGTGGTGTAAAATTTATATCTTATGCAGTATGGTGGATTAGACAGGCTATTATCCAAGCTCTTGCAGAACAATCTGGTACTGTAAAACTGCCTTTAAAACAGGCAAGTATTCTTTACAAAATTAATGAAGCTATAGAAGTTTTGAGTAAAGAGCTGGGGAGAGAACCCACTCCGGATGAGATAGCAGTGTATTTAGATATGGATCCTGCAGATATTGAGAATGTTTTGAGAGTTTCGAGAAATTATCTTTCTTTAGAAGCGCCTATAAAAGATGGTGAAGATCGAGCTTTTATAGATTTATTAGAGTCAGGTGGAAAAAGTGTTGAAGAAGAGATTTTTTTAAACACTCTAAAGGCAAATATAGAAGAGATTGTCGATGAATTAAATGAGAGAGAAGCTCAGATAATAAAATGGAGATTTGGGTTAGAAGGGGAAACTCCAAAAACTTTAGAAGAGATTGGGGAAATCTTGAATATCAGTAGAGAGAGGGTTCGTCAGATTGAAGCTAGGGCATTAAATAAGCTTAAAAAGAAGGCATTGAAGAGAAAGTTAAATGACTTTTTAAATTAG
- a CDS encoding phasin family protein yields the protein MNDLAKKFIVLGLGLAALTEEKARTFYESLIKKGEGALNQDSKFLKDIVENIDKNSKELEDALEKLLKSFAEKMNLVSKDDLKKMEMKIAELESKIDMLKKEFQSEEKQD from the coding sequence ATGAATGATTTAGCTAAAAAATTTATTGTTTTGGGGTTGGGGTTAGCTGCTTTAACTGAAGAAAAGGCAAGAACATTTTATGAATCACTGATTAAAAAAGGTGAAGGTGCTTTAAATCAAGACTCAAAATTTTTAAAAGATATTGTTGAAAATATAGATAAAAACAGCAAAGAGCTTGAAGATGCTTTAGAAAAGCTTTTGAAATCATTTGCAGAAAAGATGAATCTGGTCTCAAAGGATGATCTAAAAAAGATGGAAATGAAAATAGCAGAATTAGAGTCCAAAATTGATATGTTGAAGAAGGAGTTTCAGTCTGAAGAGAAACAAGATTGA
- a CDS encoding NAD-glutamate dehydrogenase domain-containing protein yields MLNISCLTAKEILKHQGQENVYKRYLDLISKSYGENSVKYDFAKLLYSHLPQNLLSILSDNDLISFLDYLFDVLNNRKKKKFYLDKIHSLDTKFFIGNFSIISVVTDDRPFIVDSIREYFYEIRYNQQFLLHPIFNVKRDKKGEVVEIGESDLGFNNESFVIIFLEEIDESRLNEITAEIANIYEEIALAVDDFPNMVKVLTNLSEYYKNKNPEVSDFINWLIDGTFIIQGVRILDITDLKNEKFKADQLGVYKLNRTTKIIPKLVEAIKEKRLRFVEGYPVVMDKAIYKSKIKKRRNYDRIMFVDYENGKCRAVTVLGVFGKQGIATPPHKISILRKKIDNLFEYFKFVKGSHDYKWIQDTLNNYPKTEIFNLDSSDLVDVIRLLLTIQGKNQIRIYTKDFKPSKHLYALIIFPTDRFSAEVVNNISKKVAEKYNGKLLDISIRYDEHGYTFLHLHILAKDIKDLDAVKEEELKDIVIDEIKDWNDIFYEMLSYKFTGRKVDDIFALFSNSLSESYKSKMPPQEAVKDVEILYDLKGLVSRLSSVENQVYLKLYSDRRILLTEIMPVIDNIGLKVIEDEIYEVKKGEETLYISSILIANVEDAEEFLKRFKKILPEIVTAVIEERCENDKLNGLLLLEELTYREIEVLRTLRNYVSQVDVTLSKVTINQTLLKYHHISKHVVRMFEEKFDITKTVRNYDEVKDVAWGCLEEVQTLVEDTVFRKIFKLLDAIVRTNFYKTPERDYISIKISSRQLDFIPDPKPLYEIYVHSPKMEGVHLRGGKVARGGLRFSDRPDDFRTEILGLMKTQVVKNAVIVPTGSKGGFIVKKRFSDRQKDMEHVIEQYKTFIRGLLDITDNYQGRRIIHPDNVVVYDEKDPYLVVAADKGTATFSDIANSISIEYGFWLGDAFASGGKTGYDHKKIGITAKGAWECVKRHFRELGKDIQKEEFTVAGIGDMSGDVFGNGMLLSRKIRLLAAFNHIHIFIDPNPDAETSYIERLRLFKLPRSTWKDYNPELISEGGGVFDRSAKSIKLTPQMKEMFKTTKDEVSGQELIQMILKMDVELLWNGGIGTYVKDSSETNEEVGDHANDAVRVNAEDLKVKVVGEGGNLGFTQKARIKFASLGGKINTDALDNSAGVDISDHEVNLKIILDQFLKKKLIKDVKERNKLILDLTKAVEKLVLHDNYMQSQTVSCDLIRSKDNPIIFEETARFLKDIGLLDFKLENINFIKEKRDITRPELAVLLSYVKIFLYNEIEKNIDLNDPIIRKLYLSYYPEYMIKRFGEHLFEHRLAKEIVATVMVNKVINQTGITFFIELYKNTNQSFAKLMEKYLQIDELLNVEELRESIYALDNKAKAESQYRALIEIEKTLKLGVEWLVNETYEKLLLENKDIFLKIASKITSKMTGTIKEQMKFFTEELVDGGFSRKLAKEIANIKYLKPVFDIFEVVISKDIDIDTALNNYFKIGETFKFLDMKTAIKNVPISSEWDRINRENLLKKLKYLQKRLLEKVSLDAQFVKKLQNKEETFFNNYNNFINDVESGKVATLVPFNVILEMFLNIL; encoded by the coding sequence ATGCTTAATATATCATGTTTAACAGCCAAAGAAATTTTAAAACATCAAGGGCAGGAGAATGTTTATAAGCGTTATTTGGATTTAATATCAAAAAGTTATGGTGAAAATAGTGTAAAATATGATTTTGCTAAATTGTTATATTCTCATTTACCTCAAAACTTGCTTAGTATTTTAAGCGATAATGATTTAATCAGTTTTTTAGATTACCTATTCGATGTATTGAACAATAGGAAAAAGAAGAAGTTTTATTTGGATAAAATTCACTCTCTCGATACAAAGTTTTTTATAGGTAATTTTTCTATAATTTCTGTTGTTACTGATGATAGACCTTTTATTGTAGATAGTATTAGAGAGTACTTTTATGAAATTAGATATAATCAGCAATTTTTACTACACCCTATTTTTAATGTGAAGAGGGATAAAAAAGGGGAAGTGGTTGAAATTGGTGAATCAGATTTGGGATTCAATAATGAATCTTTTGTTATCATCTTCTTGGAAGAAATTGATGAATCAAGGCTTAATGAAATAACAGCAGAAATTGCTAATATATATGAAGAGATTGCTCTTGCGGTTGATGATTTTCCAAATATGGTGAAGGTGCTAACAAATCTTTCAGAGTACTATAAAAATAAAAATCCTGAAGTGTCAGATTTTATTAATTGGCTGATTGATGGGACTTTTATTATTCAAGGGGTAAGAATATTAGATATCACAGACTTAAAAAATGAGAAATTTAAAGCAGATCAGTTAGGTGTTTATAAGCTTAATAGGACAACAAAGATTATACCAAAACTTGTAGAGGCGATTAAAGAAAAGCGTCTAAGGTTTGTTGAAGGCTACCCTGTTGTTATGGATAAAGCTATATACAAATCCAAAATCAAAAAGAGAAGAAATTATGATAGGATAATGTTTGTTGATTATGAAAATGGAAAATGTAGAGCGGTAACAGTATTAGGTGTATTTGGTAAGCAAGGGATAGCTACTCCACCCCATAAAATTTCAATTTTAAGGAAAAAAATCGATAATTTGTTTGAGTACTTCAAATTTGTTAAAGGCTCTCATGATTATAAGTGGATTCAGGATACATTAAACAATTATCCTAAAACCGAGATATTTAATTTGGATAGTTCAGATTTGGTAGATGTTATTAGGTTGTTGTTGACAATTCAAGGTAAGAATCAGATTAGAATTTATACTAAAGATTTTAAACCATCAAAACATTTGTATGCCTTGATAATTTTTCCTACCGATAGGTTTTCTGCAGAAGTTGTTAACAATATAAGTAAAAAAGTAGCAGAAAAATACAATGGGAAACTTTTAGATATCTCAATAAGATATGATGAACATGGCTATACATTCTTGCATCTACATATCTTAGCAAAAGATATTAAAGATTTAGATGCGGTTAAGGAAGAGGAATTAAAAGACATAGTTATTGATGAAATAAAAGATTGGAACGATATCTTTTATGAGATGTTGTCTTATAAATTTACTGGCAGGAAGGTTGATGATATATTTGCTTTATTTAGCAATAGCTTGTCTGAAAGTTATAAATCAAAAATGCCTCCTCAAGAGGCTGTTAAAGATGTTGAAATACTGTATGATTTAAAAGGGTTGGTTTCCCGTTTGTCTTCTGTAGAAAATCAGGTCTATTTAAAACTTTATTCAGATAGAAGAATTTTGCTTACAGAGATAATGCCTGTTATAGACAATATAGGTTTAAAGGTTATTGAGGATGAAATTTATGAAGTAAAGAAAGGGGAAGAAACTCTATACATAAGTAGTATTTTAATAGCAAATGTGGAAGATGCTGAAGAGTTTTTGAAAAGGTTTAAAAAGATATTGCCAGAGATTGTTACTGCCGTTATTGAAGAAAGATGTGAAAATGATAAGCTAAATGGGCTTTTATTATTAGAAGAGTTAACTTATAGAGAAATAGAAGTTTTAAGAACATTGAGAAATTATGTTTCACAAGTTGATGTTACCCTAAGTAAAGTTACGATTAATCAGACTTTGCTGAAATATCATCATATTTCAAAACATGTAGTTAGAATGTTTGAAGAAAAATTTGATATTACAAAAACTGTTAGAAACTATGATGAAGTGAAAGATGTTGCATGGGGCTGTTTAGAGGAAGTTCAGACCCTTGTTGAAGATACTGTATTTAGAAAAATATTTAAGCTATTAGATGCAATTGTTAGAACAAACTTTTATAAAACTCCAGAAAGAGATTATATTTCTATAAAGATTTCAAGCAGACAACTTGATTTTATCCCTGACCCAAAACCACTTTATGAAATATATGTTCACAGCCCAAAAATGGAAGGGGTTCATTTAAGAGGCGGTAAGGTTGCTAGAGGCGGTTTAAGATTTAGCGATAGGCCTGATGACTTTAGGACAGAGATTTTAGGATTGATGAAGACGCAGGTGGTTAAGAATGCTGTAATTGTTCCTACTGGTTCTAAGGGTGGGTTTATTGTCAAAAAGAGGTTTTCTGATAGACAAAAGGACATGGAACACGTAATTGAACAGTATAAAACATTTATTAGAGGGTTATTGGATATTACTGATAATTATCAAGGGCGTAGAATTATTCATCCTGATAATGTGGTAGTTTATGATGAAAAGGATCCATATCTTGTTGTTGCTGCTGATAAAGGGACTGCCACTTTTAGTGATATAGCAAATAGTATTTCTATCGAATACGGTTTTTGGCTTGGTGATGCATTTGCTTCAGGTGGTAAAACCGGTTATGACCATAAAAAAATAGGTATAACCGCAAAAGGTGCTTGGGAGTGTGTAAAAAGGCATTTTAGAGAGTTAGGTAAAGATATTCAAAAAGAGGAGTTTACAGTAGCTGGTATTGGAGATATGTCTGGTGATGTTTTTGGTAATGGTATGTTGTTGTCAAGAAAGATTAGGTTGCTTGCTGCATTTAACCATATACATATTTTTATTGATCCAAATCCAGATGCAGAGACAAGTTATATAGAAAGGTTAAGGTTGTTTAAGTTGCCTAGATCTACATGGAAAGATTATAACCCTGAGTTAATTTCTGAAGGTGGTGGAGTTTTTGATAGATCTGCAAAAAGTATAAAACTTACACCTCAAATGAAAGAGATGTTTAAAACAACTAAAGACGAAGTGTCTGGTCAAGAGTTAATACAGATGATTTTAAAAATGGATGTTGAGCTATTATGGAACGGTGGTATCGGGACATATGTGAAGGATTCTAGTGAAACAAATGAAGAAGTTGGTGATCATGCAAATGATGCTGTTAGGGTAAATGCTGAGGATTTAAAAGTTAAAGTTGTTGGTGAAGGTGGTAATTTAGGTTTTACACAAAAAGCAAGGATTAAGTTTGCTTCTCTTGGCGGTAAAATAAACACTGATGCTCTTGATAACTCTGCTGGTGTTGATATTTCTGACCATGAGGTTAACTTAAAAATTATTCTTGATCAATTTTTAAAGAAAAAACTCATTAAAGATGTTAAGGAGAGGAATAAACTTATTTTGGATTTGACTAAAGCTGTTGAAAAATTAGTTCTTCATGATAATTATATGCAGTCTCAAACAGTAAGTTGTGACCTTATTCGTTCTAAAGATAATCCGATTATTTTTGAGGAAACCGCAAGATTTTTAAAGGATATAGGTTTATTAGATTTTAAACTGGAAAATATTAATTTTATTAAAGAGAAGAGAGATATTACAAGACCTGAGTTAGCTGTGTTATTATCTTATGTAAAAATATTTTTATATAACGAAATAGAGAAAAATATTGATCTTAATGATCCAATTATTAGAAAACTTTATTTGAGCTATTACCCAGAATATATGATTAAAAGATTCGGAGAGCACCTTTTTGAGCATAGGCTGGCTAAAGAGATTGTAGCAACTGTTATGGTTAATAAAGTTATTAATCAAACGGGAATTACATTTTTTATAGAGCTTTATAAAAATACTAATCAGTCTTTTGCAAAATTAATGGAGAAATATTTACAGATTGATGAACTGTTGAATGTTGAAGAACTGAGAGAGAGTATTTATGCCCTTGATAACAAGGCAAAAGCAGAATCTCAATATAGAGCACTGATTGAAATTGAGAAAACATTAAAACTTGGCGTTGAATGGCTGGTTAATGAGACTTATGAAAAATTATTGTTAGAAAATAAGGACATTTTCTTAAAAATTGCTTCTAAGATTACATCTAAAATGACTGGAACTATAAAAGAACAGATGAAATTTTTTACTGAAGAGTTAGTTGATGGTGGGTTTTCAAGGAAATTGGCAAAAGAGATAGCAAATATTAAATATTTGAAACCTGTTTTTGATATTTTTGAGGTGGTAATATCTAAAGATATTGATATTGATACAGCTTTAAATAACTATTTTAAAATAGGTGAAACATTTAAATTCCTTGATATGAAAACTGCAATTAAAAATGTGCCAATTAGTAGTGAGTGGGATAGAATCAATAGGGAAAACCTGCTTAAGAAATTAAAGTATTTACAAAAACGATTATTAGAGAAGGTGTCTCTCGATGCTCAATTTGTTAAAAAGCTACAAAATAAAGAAGAAACATTCTTTAATAACTATAATAACTTTATAAATGATGTTGAATCTGGAAAAGTTGCTACGCTTGTTCCTTTTAACGTTATTTTAGAAATGTTTTTAAATATTTTATAA